Proteins encoded by one window of Actinocorallia herbida:
- a CDS encoding cytochrome P450, with translation MSDAPPPVPDDTARRKPAISLDRLSPGYRLDFERLSDDLHARCPVAWNDTHGGYWYASGNAELFDLARRADVLSNDNDVTNVRRGYVGITIPPPPREGAIQGGFLEMDPPDQRYYRQALNPYLSPAAVARWKPVIEELTRACLDEKIESGRIDFVDDLANVVPAIFTLALLGMPLKDWDVYCEPIHAAVYTPMDSPDFGRIRGLQVEMGMKMMGAIQEGRRTPRPGLLDALVGLDLDGRRPGDMELFGVLMLILGGGFDTTTALTAHSLEWLSENPGERTRLSREREDLLDSATEEFLRFFTPAQGDGRTIAEDCVINGTEFKEGDRLWLSWAMANRDAKVFEEPHRVVLDRQGNRHSSFGLGIHRCIGSNVARAVFKIMLTAVLDRMPDFVCTPGAAVHYDTIGIINGMKSLPASFTPGPRLGPGLAETIDRLQHVCDEQRLAEPVTVRKARARLDD, from the coding sequence ATGAGCGACGCACCCCCGCCCGTCCCCGACGACACCGCGCGGCGCAAGCCCGCGATCAGCCTCGACCGGCTGTCTCCCGGCTACCGCCTCGACTTCGAGCGGCTGTCGGACGACCTGCACGCCCGCTGCCCCGTCGCCTGGAACGACACCCACGGCGGCTACTGGTACGCCAGCGGCAACGCCGAGCTGTTCGACCTCGCCCGGCGCGCCGACGTGCTGTCCAACGACAACGACGTCACGAACGTCCGGCGCGGCTACGTCGGAATCACCATCCCGCCGCCGCCGCGCGAGGGGGCGATCCAGGGCGGCTTCCTTGAGATGGACCCGCCCGACCAGCGCTACTACCGGCAGGCCCTGAACCCCTATCTCTCCCCGGCCGCGGTGGCGCGCTGGAAGCCGGTCATCGAGGAGCTGACCCGGGCCTGCCTCGACGAGAAGATCGAGTCCGGGCGGATCGACTTCGTCGACGATCTCGCCAACGTCGTCCCGGCGATCTTCACCCTCGCCCTGCTCGGCATGCCGCTCAAAGACTGGGACGTGTACTGCGAGCCCATCCACGCCGCCGTCTACACCCCGATGGACTCGCCCGACTTCGGACGGATCCGTGGCCTCCAGGTGGAGATGGGGATGAAGATGATGGGCGCGATCCAGGAGGGCAGGCGCACGCCCCGCCCCGGCCTGCTCGACGCGCTCGTCGGCCTGGACCTCGACGGCCGCAGACCCGGCGACATGGAGCTGTTCGGGGTCCTCATGCTGATCCTCGGCGGCGGCTTCGACACCACGACCGCGCTCACCGCGCACTCCCTCGAATGGCTGTCGGAGAACCCGGGCGAGCGGACGAGGCTGAGCCGCGAGCGCGAAGACCTCCTCGACAGCGCGACCGAGGAGTTCCTGCGCTTCTTCACCCCGGCCCAGGGAGACGGCAGGACGATCGCCGAGGACTGCGTCATCAACGGGACGGAGTTCAAGGAAGGCGACCGGCTCTGGCTGTCCTGGGCGATGGCCAACCGGGACGCCAAGGTCTTCGAGGAACCGCACCGGGTCGTCCTGGACCGTCAGGGAAACCGGCACAGCAGCTTCGGCCTCGGCATCCACCGCTGCATCGGCTCGAACGTGGCCCGCGCGGTCTTCAAGATCATGCTCACCGCGGTCCTCGACCGGATGCCCGACTTCGTCTGCACGCCCGGCGCCGCGGTCCACTACGACACGATCGGGATCATCAACGGCATGAAGAGCCTGCCCGCCTCGTTCACCCCGGGCCCGCGCCTGGGCCCCGGCCTCGCCGAGACCATCGACAGGCTCCAGCACGTCTGCGACGAGCAGCGCCTCGCCGAGCCCGTCACCGTCCGCAAGGCCCGCGCCCGCCTTGACGACTGA
- a CDS encoding acyl-CoA dehydrogenase gives MDIDPSEEQRQLIAAFAALYGDLAGPEAVRAAEPGGHDAGLWRRLVATGAVEMALPETAGGFGASLLDLALVAEQHGRHVAPAPLVEAQVAARLLARLGTLPKGVDLADLAHGHTLTSLAVRPSGAGHAGLVPAAAVADDAVVLCGDRLLLVELAGRVAPVRNLGCLPLADVDLADRDDDACAVLAEGPEAVALFADAVDEWRVLTAAALCGLAARALEIGVAYVKERKAFGRVLGEFQAVAHRLADRAAEVDGAELLAREAAWAAEAEPERAAELAAMALAFAAETARDATHEALHFHGGYGFMLEYPIQLYYRRARAWAAVLESPAEGYRRVADLAGAGKATR, from the coding sequence GTGGACATCGATCCGAGTGAGGAACAGCGGCAGCTGATCGCCGCCTTCGCCGCGCTCTACGGCGACCTCGCCGGCCCCGAGGCGGTGCGCGCGGCCGAGCCCGGAGGGCACGACGCGGGCCTGTGGCGGCGGCTCGTCGCGACCGGCGCGGTGGAGATGGCGCTGCCGGAGACCGCGGGCGGTTTCGGCGCCTCCCTACTGGACCTGGCGCTGGTGGCCGAGCAGCACGGCAGGCACGTCGCGCCCGCTCCGCTGGTGGAGGCCCAGGTCGCGGCCCGCCTGCTGGCCAGGCTCGGCACCCTGCCCAAGGGCGTGGACCTCGCCGACCTCGCCCACGGGCACACCCTCACCAGCCTCGCGGTGCGGCCGAGCGGAGCCGGACACGCCGGCCTCGTCCCGGCCGCGGCCGTCGCCGACGACGCGGTGGTGCTCTGCGGGGACCGGCTGCTCCTCGTCGAGCTCGCCGGACGAGTCGCGCCCGTGCGCAACCTCGGCTGCCTTCCGCTCGCGGACGTAGACCTCGCCGACCGCGACGACGACGCCTGCGCCGTCCTCGCCGAAGGGCCGGAGGCCGTCGCGCTGTTCGCCGACGCCGTCGACGAGTGGCGGGTGCTCACCGCCGCCGCCCTCTGCGGCCTCGCCGCGCGGGCGCTGGAGATCGGCGTCGCCTACGTCAAGGAGCGCAAGGCGTTCGGCAGGGTCCTCGGTGAGTTCCAGGCCGTCGCGCACCGCCTCGCCGACCGGGCCGCGGAGGTCGACGGCGCCGAACTGCTCGCGCGCGAGGCCGCCTGGGCCGCCGAGGCCGAGCCGGAGAGGGCGGCGGAGCTCGCCGCGATGGCGCTGGCGTTCGCCGCCGAGACGGCCCGCGACGCCACCCACGAGGCGCTGCACTTCCACGGCGGCTACGGCTTCATGCTCGAATACCCGATCCAGCTCTACTACCGGCGCGCCCGGGCGTGGGCGGCGGTCCTGGAGAGCCCCGCCGAGGGCTACCGGCGCGTCGCGGACCTCGCCGGGGCCGGGAAGGCGACGCGCTGA
- a CDS encoding formate/nitrite transporter family protein, which produces MSYVSPPDFVRKMIDSGEAKAFMSTRDTLIRAFMAGAILALSAAFAVTVTVQTGEALLGAVLFPIGFCLLYLLGFDLLTGVFTLTPLAWIDRRPGVTAKSVLRNWGLVFVGNLAGAMVVAVMMAVIFTTGFSMDPNEIGEKIGTIGESRTVGYAAHGAAGMLTLFVRAVLCNWMVSTGVVAAMMSTSVSGKVIAMWMPILLFFYMGFEHSIVNMYLFPSGLMLGGNFSIGDYVLWNELPTVLGNLVGGLTFVGLTLYATHARTAGTIERPDAPAADVRVGADA; this is translated from the coding sequence GTGTCTTATGTGTCGCCGCCCGACTTCGTGCGGAAGATGATCGACTCTGGGGAGGCCAAGGCGTTCATGTCCACCCGGGACACCTTGATCCGGGCGTTCATGGCGGGCGCGATCCTCGCGCTCTCCGCGGCGTTCGCGGTGACCGTCACGGTGCAGACCGGGGAGGCGCTGCTGGGCGCGGTGCTGTTCCCGATCGGGTTCTGCCTGCTGTACCTGCTCGGCTTCGACCTGCTGACCGGGGTGTTCACCCTGACGCCGCTGGCCTGGATCGACAGGAGGCCGGGGGTCACCGCCAAGTCCGTCCTGCGGAACTGGGGGCTGGTGTTCGTCGGGAACCTCGCCGGGGCGATGGTGGTCGCGGTGATGATGGCCGTCATCTTCACCACGGGCTTCTCGATGGACCCGAACGAGATCGGCGAGAAGATCGGCACGATCGGCGAGAGCCGGACCGTGGGATACGCCGCGCACGGGGCCGCCGGGATGCTGACGCTGTTCGTCCGGGCCGTGCTGTGCAACTGGATGGTGTCCACGGGCGTCGTCGCCGCGATGATGTCGACGTCGGTGTCGGGCAAGGTCATCGCGATGTGGATGCCGATCCTGCTGTTCTTCTACATGGGCTTCGAGCACTCGATCGTCAACATGTACCTGTTCCCGTCCGGTCTGATGCTCGGCGGGAACTTCTCCATCGGCGACTACGTCCTGTGGAACGAGCTCCCGACCGTCCTCGGCAACCTCGTGGGCGGCCTGACCTTCGTGGGCCTCACCCTCTACGCCACGCACGCCCGCACCGCCGGAACCATCGAGCGCCCCGACGCGCCCGCGGCCGACGTCCGCGTCGGCGCGGACGCCTGA
- a CDS encoding amidohydrolase family protein has protein sequence MTLPSPVFDADNHFYEPREALTKFLPRRARGAIDYVEVRGRTKIAVRGVISDFIPNPTFDVVAKPGAQEDYFRNGNPDGKSPREIMGEPMDAIPAFREPGPRLKVMDEFGIDHCLMFPTLASLVEERLKDDPDLTHDVIHALNEWIHETWSFDYEGRIFAVPVVTLPVVDRALEELQWCLDRGARTVLVRPAPVPGYRGSRSFGLPEFDPFWQAVVEAGIPVSMHASDSGYSEHLNAWEPGREYTPFRPTAFRTAALGKRAIIDTMLALTCHGAFSRHPDLRVLSIENGAEWVPELYKALKNVYRKMPGQFTEDPIEAFRRCAYVNPFWEDDVSALLPYVSADRIVFGSDWPHAEGLATPLSYADALGGLPEADVAKIMGGNMADLFKVGATA, from the coding sequence ATGACTTTGCCGTCCCCGGTCTTCGATGCCGACAACCACTTCTACGAGCCGCGCGAGGCGCTCACGAAGTTCCTGCCCCGACGTGCCAGGGGCGCGATCGACTATGTGGAGGTCCGCGGCCGGACCAAGATCGCGGTGCGCGGGGTGATCAGCGACTTCATCCCGAACCCGACGTTCGACGTGGTCGCGAAGCCCGGCGCGCAGGAGGACTACTTCCGCAACGGCAACCCCGACGGCAAGTCTCCCCGCGAGATCATGGGCGAGCCGATGGACGCGATCCCGGCGTTCCGCGAGCCCGGCCCGCGGCTCAAGGTGATGGACGAGTTCGGCATCGACCACTGCCTCATGTTCCCCACCCTCGCCAGCCTCGTCGAGGAGCGGCTCAAGGACGACCCGGACCTCACCCACGACGTCATCCACGCGCTGAACGAGTGGATCCACGAGACCTGGTCGTTCGACTACGAGGGCAGGATCTTCGCCGTCCCGGTCGTCACGCTCCCCGTCGTCGACCGCGCGCTCGAAGAGCTCCAGTGGTGCCTGGACCGCGGCGCCCGGACGGTGCTCGTGCGGCCCGCGCCCGTCCCCGGCTACCGGGGCAGCAGATCCTTCGGCCTTCCGGAGTTCGACCCGTTCTGGCAGGCCGTGGTGGAGGCCGGGATTCCGGTGTCGATGCACGCCTCCGACAGCGGCTACTCCGAGCACCTCAACGCCTGGGAGCCGGGCCGCGAGTACACCCCGTTCCGGCCGACGGCCTTCCGGACCGCCGCCCTCGGCAAGCGCGCCATCATCGACACGATGCTCGCGCTCACCTGCCACGGCGCGTTCTCCCGCCACCCCGACCTGCGCGTCCTCTCGATCGAGAACGGCGCGGAGTGGGTGCCCGAGCTCTACAAGGCGCTCAAGAACGTCTACCGGAAGATGCCCGGCCAGTTCACCGAGGACCCCATCGAGGCGTTCCGGCGCTGTGCGTACGTGAACCCGTTCTGGGAGGACGACGTCTCCGCGCTGCTGCCCTACGTCTCGGCCGACCGGATCGTGTTCGGCTCGGACTGGCCGCACGCCGAGGGCCTGGCCACCCCGCTCAGCTACGCCGACGCGCTCGGCGGCCTTCCCGAGGCGGACGTCGCCAAGATCATGGGCGGGAACATGGCCGACCTGTTCAAGGTGGGAGCCACCGCGTGA
- a CDS encoding class I adenylate-forming enzyme family protein: MDEPRSFGAQLADLAARRPDDVVLRFAAPGGAETALTAGGAHRRASQIAVALDARGLRRGDRLSLALRNTPEFVLSVLAAWRLGAVPVPMRWDLPDWELSRVRAVVRAKVHLAAEDAGWLAATAADPVPELRDLVPPQCHGICSSGSTGTPKVILADRPGYFDARRAAPFAAAWGPVPRPETILVPAPMYHTNGFFTLQSLLAGDRLVVLERFDAAQAVDLIERHAVTTFTATPTMLRRLAALPGIEERDLSGLRWILQGAAPLPPALARRWCGLVGPERMFTAYGMTEGFGFTGLRGDEWAGHEGSVGRPVRGTEIRILDDDGEPVPAGEPGLVHLRCTTSGQHRYVGSAPDAPATSDGFATAGDIGYLDEDGYLYLLDRAVDLIVTGGANVYPAEVEHALLDHPGIADVAVIGLRDPEWGRRVHAVIEPAAPLTAADVITYARARLAPYKVPKTVEFVAALPRSAATKLSRTALVAERGG, encoded by the coding sequence ATGGACGAGCCGAGGAGCTTCGGCGCGCAGCTCGCCGACCTCGCCGCGCGGCGGCCCGACGACGTCGTGCTGCGGTTCGCCGCACCCGGCGGAGCCGAGACCGCGCTCACGGCCGGGGGAGCGCACCGGCGCGCGTCCCAGATCGCCGTGGCGCTCGACGCGCGCGGCCTGCGCCGCGGCGACCGGCTGTCCCTCGCGCTGCGCAACACCCCGGAGTTCGTGCTGTCGGTGCTCGCCGCCTGGAGGCTCGGCGCGGTGCCCGTCCCGATGCGCTGGGACCTGCCGGACTGGGAGCTGAGCCGGGTCCGCGCGGTGGTCCGCGCGAAGGTCCACCTCGCCGCAGAGGACGCCGGGTGGCTCGCCGCGACGGCCGCCGACCCCGTGCCCGAGCTGCGCGATCTCGTGCCGCCGCAGTGCCACGGCATCTGCTCCAGCGGCTCCACCGGCACGCCCAAGGTGATCCTGGCCGACCGGCCCGGCTACTTCGACGCCCGCCGCGCCGCCCCGTTCGCCGCCGCGTGGGGCCCGGTGCCGCGCCCGGAGACCATTCTCGTGCCCGCCCCGATGTACCACACGAACGGCTTCTTCACCTTGCAGAGCCTGCTCGCCGGAGACCGCCTCGTCGTCCTGGAGCGGTTCGACGCGGCCCAGGCCGTCGACCTGATCGAGCGGCACGCGGTGACCACGTTCACCGCGACGCCGACGATGCTGCGCCGCCTCGCCGCGCTGCCCGGCATCGAGGAGCGCGACCTTTCCGGCCTGCGCTGGATCCTCCAGGGCGCGGCCCCGCTGCCGCCCGCCCTCGCCCGCCGCTGGTGCGGCCTCGTCGGCCCCGAGCGGATGTTCACCGCGTACGGGATGACCGAGGGCTTCGGCTTCACCGGGCTGCGCGGCGACGAGTGGGCGGGACACGAGGGCAGCGTCGGCCGCCCCGTGCGCGGCACCGAGATCCGCATCCTCGACGACGACGGCGAGCCCGTCCCGGCGGGCGAGCCGGGCCTGGTCCACCTGCGCTGCACGACCAGCGGACAGCACCGCTACGTCGGCTCCGCCCCGGACGCCCCGGCGACCTCCGACGGCTTCGCCACCGCGGGCGACATCGGATACCTGGACGAGGACGGCTACCTCTACCTCCTGGACCGCGCCGTCGACCTCATCGTCACCGGCGGCGCCAACGTCTACCCCGCCGAGGTCGAGCACGCCCTCCTCGACCATCCCGGCATCGCCGACGTCGCCGTCATCGGCCTGCGCGACCCCGAATGGGGCCGCCGCGTCCACGCCGTCATCGAACCCGCCGCGCCGCTCACGGCCGCCGACGTCATCACGTACGCCAGAGCCCGCCTGGCCCCCTACAAGGTCCCCAAGACCGTCGAGTTCGTCGCCGCCCTGCCCCGCTCGGCCGCCACCAAGCTCAGCCGCACCGCCCTGGTCGCCGAGCGGGGCGGCTGA
- a CDS encoding acyl-CoA dehydrogenase family protein, whose translation MDFRLGEKSEQLRAEVREFLDEVFTAEMRARCRASGVQHDPEFSAAVRERGWLALGWPKELGGQGRDPLEVLAYTEETRRQDAPIYGLSTTMMVAYVISLMGTEEQKAAFLPKAFAAEIVIALGFTEPENGSDAAAAATKAVRDDDGWRITGSKMFTTNASVADYVFLLARTDPDAPKHRGLTTFLVPVHQPGVEVRAVGTLSGERTNITYYEDVFVGDELRIGEVDGGWRVMTTGLAAEHTASFSGEQDRLLAALVRWAEATTDADGRLKSADPAVRERVGRSRTELEVSKLLLRRSAVLRARRDPSLVGKGSMSKLFSTERLERQARETLELIGPDGLRSTGDPTAVEDGAFEHMVRHAKGTTIYAGTSEIQRNIIAQHTLGLPRSS comes from the coding sequence ATGGACTTCCGGCTCGGAGAGAAGAGCGAGCAGCTGCGCGCCGAGGTACGGGAGTTCCTCGACGAGGTGTTCACCGCCGAGATGCGCGCGCGATGCCGGGCCAGCGGCGTCCAGCACGACCCGGAGTTCTCCGCGGCGGTCAGGGAACGCGGCTGGCTCGCGCTCGGCTGGCCGAAGGAGCTCGGCGGCCAGGGCCGTGACCCCCTCGAAGTGCTGGCCTACACCGAGGAGACGCGACGGCAGGACGCGCCGATCTACGGCCTCAGCACGACGATGATGGTCGCCTACGTCATCAGCCTCATGGGCACCGAGGAGCAGAAGGCGGCCTTCCTGCCGAAGGCGTTCGCCGCCGAGATCGTCATCGCGCTCGGCTTCACCGAGCCGGAGAACGGCTCCGACGCGGCGGCCGCCGCCACCAAGGCGGTCCGCGACGACGACGGGTGGCGCATCACCGGCTCGAAGATGTTCACGACCAACGCCAGCGTCGCCGACTACGTCTTCCTGCTCGCCCGCACCGACCCGGACGCGCCCAAGCACCGGGGCCTCACCACGTTCCTCGTCCCGGTGCACCAGCCGGGCGTCGAGGTCAGGGCGGTCGGCACCCTCTCGGGCGAGCGCACCAACATCACCTACTACGAGGACGTCTTCGTCGGCGACGAGCTGCGGATCGGCGAGGTCGACGGCGGCTGGCGCGTCATGACGACGGGCCTGGCCGCCGAGCACACCGCGTCGTTCAGCGGCGAGCAGGACCGGCTGCTCGCGGCCCTCGTCCGCTGGGCGGAGGCCACGACCGACGCGGACGGACGGCTCAAGTCGGCGGATCCGGCGGTGCGGGAACGCGTCGGCAGATCCCGCACCGAGCTCGAGGTGTCGAAGCTGCTGCTGCGCCGTTCCGCGGTGCTGCGCGCCCGCCGAGATCCATCGCTGGTCGGCAAGGGCTCGATGTCCAAGCTGTTCAGCACCGAGCGGCTGGAGCGCCAGGCCCGCGAGACCCTCGAACTCATCGGCCCGGACGGCCTCCGCTCGACCGGTGATCCCACGGCCGTCGAGGACGGCGCGTTCGAGCACATGGTCCGGCACGCCAAAGGCACCACGATCTACGCCGGCACCAGCGAGATCCAGCGGAACATCATCGCCCAGCACACGCTCGGCCTGCCCCGTTCGAGCTGA
- a CDS encoding TetR/AcrR family transcriptional regulator, whose amino-acid sequence MVRSDGEAAEVLEGADTTWQERALERSLKAARAKAMSRSKRYITTASQMLQETGRTDFTVHELVQRSRTSLRSFYQYFANKEELLLALLEETIADSAVQWRAEIDGLETLEGLRVLVHRVYGTTGSDPWNRLNRVLASYHAGLAQQQPDAYVGAFSPLVTLLRELIERGAAEGVLRDDIPPRRLTAVFVELVVGATVMSALGGARFAGAADPDALWRFCRAGLVAPSADA is encoded by the coding sequence ATGGTGCGGTCGGACGGCGAGGCCGCCGAGGTGCTGGAAGGCGCCGACACCACATGGCAGGAGCGGGCGCTCGAGCGGTCGCTCAAGGCCGCGCGGGCCAAGGCGATGTCGCGGAGCAAGCGGTACATCACCACCGCGTCGCAGATGCTGCAGGAGACCGGCCGCACCGACTTCACCGTGCATGAGCTGGTGCAGCGGTCCCGGACCTCGCTGCGGTCCTTCTACCAGTACTTCGCGAACAAGGAGGAACTCCTCCTGGCGCTGCTGGAGGAGACCATCGCCGACTCGGCGGTGCAGTGGCGCGCCGAGATAGACGGCCTGGAGACGCTGGAAGGGCTGCGCGTGCTGGTCCACCGCGTCTACGGCACCACCGGCAGCGACCCGTGGAACCGGCTGAACAGGGTCCTCGCCTCCTACCACGCGGGCCTCGCCCAGCAGCAGCCCGACGCCTACGTCGGCGCGTTCTCCCCGCTCGTCACCCTGCTGCGCGAGCTGATCGAGCGCGGCGCGGCCGAGGGCGTCCTGCGCGACGACATCCCGCCGCGGCGGCTCACCGCGGTGTTCGTCGAACTCGTCGTCGGCGCCACGGTGATGAGCGCGCTCGGCGGCGCGCGCTTCGCCGGCGCGGCGGACCCCGACGCCCTCTGGCGCTTCTGCCGCGCGGGCCTGGTCGCCCCCTCCGCCGACGCCTGA
- a CDS encoding aldehyde dehydrogenase family protein, with amino-acid sequence MKAPEATGIADLMLIGGELVAARDGRVLANVNPATEEVIGTVPDAGPADVEAAIAAARRAFDTTGWRTDTGLRRRCLIALRDALREEAETLRALLVAETGCPVALTPMIQLDGPIGFLDHYIGLLETYEFERTLPTKSVMGAPSDRIIRREAAGVVAAITPWNVPLYLNLCKVAAALAAGCTVVLKPAPDTPYSALALGALAVRAGLPPGVLNVVTTGDNAVASLLTTHPDVDAVTFTGSTATGRRVMAAAADTVKRVTLELGGKSAAVVLDDADLTAVVPRLAGSVCIHAGQGCASLTRLLVPRSRHDEAVDLAAAAMAHIPWGDPTDPGNLMGPVVNARQRDGVLRYYASAARDGRIVLGGKPTERFERGYYVEPTLVADVPPTAAVAQEEIFGPALVVLPYDDDDDAVRIADGTIYGLSSAVFSADTDRALALARRFRAGTVGVNGAQWFDVESPFGGYKQSGIGREWGTEGLEDFLETKTIAVPPRSQP; translated from the coding sequence GTGAAGGCCCCCGAAGCCACGGGGATCGCCGATCTGATGCTCATCGGCGGCGAGCTCGTCGCCGCGCGCGACGGCAGGGTCCTCGCCAACGTGAACCCGGCGACCGAGGAGGTCATCGGCACCGTCCCCGACGCCGGGCCCGCCGACGTCGAGGCGGCGATCGCCGCGGCCCGCCGCGCCTTCGACACCACCGGCTGGCGGACCGACACCGGACTGCGCCGCCGCTGCCTGATCGCGCTCCGCGACGCGCTGCGGGAGGAGGCCGAGACCCTGCGGGCGCTGCTCGTCGCCGAGACCGGCTGCCCCGTCGCGCTCACCCCGATGATCCAGCTCGACGGCCCCATCGGCTTCCTCGACCACTACATCGGCCTCCTCGAAACGTACGAGTTCGAGCGGACCCTGCCCACGAAGTCCGTCATGGGCGCGCCGTCGGATCGGATCATCCGGCGGGAGGCCGCGGGCGTCGTCGCCGCGATCACCCCGTGGAACGTCCCGCTCTACCTCAACCTCTGCAAGGTCGCCGCGGCGCTCGCGGCGGGGTGCACGGTCGTCCTCAAGCCCGCGCCGGACACCCCCTACAGCGCGCTCGCCCTCGGTGCCCTGGCCGTCCGCGCGGGGCTGCCGCCGGGCGTCCTCAACGTCGTGACGACCGGGGACAACGCGGTCGCGTCCCTGCTCACCACGCATCCGGACGTCGACGCGGTCACCTTCACCGGCTCCACCGCGACCGGCCGCCGGGTCATGGCGGCCGCCGCCGACACCGTCAAGCGGGTGACGCTGGAGCTCGGCGGCAAGTCCGCGGCCGTCGTGCTCGACGACGCCGACCTCACCGCGGTCGTCCCGCGCCTCGCCGGATCGGTGTGCATCCACGCGGGGCAGGGCTGCGCCTCCCTGACCCGCCTGCTCGTGCCCCGGTCCCGGCACGACGAGGCGGTGGACCTCGCCGCCGCCGCGATGGCGCACATCCCCTGGGGCGACCCGACCGACCCCGGCAACCTCATGGGCCCGGTCGTCAACGCCCGGCAGCGCGACGGCGTCCTCCGGTACTACGCCTCGGCGGCCCGCGACGGCAGGATCGTGCTCGGCGGGAAGCCCACCGAGCGGTTCGAGCGCGGCTACTACGTCGAGCCGACCCTTGTCGCCGACGTGCCGCCGACAGCGGCCGTCGCCCAGGAGGAGATCTTCGGGCCCGCGCTCGTCGTGCTGCCCTACGACGATGACGACGACGCCGTGCGGATCGCCGACGGCACCATCTACGGCCTGTCCTCGGCGGTCTTCAGCGCGGACACCGACCGGGCCCTCGCCCTCGCCCGCCGCTTCCGCGCCGGGACCGTCGGCGTCAACGGCGCCCAGTGGTTCGACGTGGAGTCGCCCTTCGGCGGCTACAAGCAGAGCGGCATCGGGCGCGAGTGGGGCACCGAGGGCCTTGAGGACTTCCTGGAGACCAAGACCATCGCCGTCCCGCCCCGGAGCCAGCCATGA
- a CDS encoding enoyl-CoA hydratase has protein sequence MERTDQILYEAADGVAVITLNRPEAANAQTTSFLDDLDAAFTQGANDPDVRVIVLRANGKHFSAGHDLKDRTGWAAPEKITVEWIYDAEMRRYLDYSLRWRNLPKPTIAAVQGKCIAAGLMLCWPCDLIVAAEDAQFSDPVVHMAIGGVEYHGHTWELGARKAKEILFTGRALTAAEAEKVGMVNRVVPREDLDAEVRELAAQIAQMNPFGLRQAKRAVNQTLDVQGFYAAIQSVFDIHQTGHGNALSVSGYPVLMRLDGMKERLKSQ, from the coding sequence GTGGAGCGCACCGACCAGATCCTGTACGAGGCGGCCGACGGGGTCGCGGTGATCACCCTGAACCGGCCCGAGGCCGCCAACGCCCAGACCACCTCCTTCCTGGACGACCTGGACGCCGCCTTCACCCAGGGCGCGAACGACCCGGACGTCCGCGTCATCGTCCTGCGGGCCAACGGCAAGCACTTCTCCGCGGGGCACGACCTCAAGGACCGCACCGGTTGGGCCGCCCCGGAGAAGATCACCGTCGAGTGGATCTACGACGCGGAGATGCGCCGCTACCTGGACTACTCCCTGCGCTGGCGCAACCTCCCCAAGCCGACGATCGCGGCCGTCCAGGGCAAGTGCATCGCCGCCGGACTGATGCTCTGCTGGCCGTGCGATCTGATCGTCGCCGCCGAGGACGCTCAATTCTCCGATCCCGTCGTGCACATGGCGATCGGCGGCGTGGAGTACCACGGGCACACCTGGGAGCTGGGCGCCCGCAAGGCCAAGGAGATCCTTTTCACCGGCCGGGCCCTCACCGCTGCGGAGGCCGAGAAGGTCGGCATGGTCAACCGGGTCGTCCCGCGCGAAGATCTCGACGCCGAGGTCCGCGAGCTCGCCGCGCAGATCGCGCAGATGAACCCGTTCGGGCTGCGCCAGGCCAAGCGCGCGGTCAACCAGACCCTCGACGTGCAGGGCTTCTACGCCGCGATCCAGTCGGTCTTCGACATCCACCAGACCGGCCACGGCAACGCCCTCAGCGTCAGCGGCTACCCCGTCCTCATGCGGCTGGACGGCATGAAGGAACGCCTCAAGAGCCAGTGA